The Dehalogenimonas sp. 4OHTPN genome window below encodes:
- a CDS encoding ABC transporter permease, producing the protein MGKYILRRLLWMMLTLFVVAFITFVLMHLVPGGPWDREKELPAQVIENLNQKYGLDKPLFVQFGSYIWNALNGDLGISYIYQDRGVTDIILGGLPVTATLGLVAFALAIVLGVSLGVAAALKQNSVIDYFSVAYATVFASVPAFVLGIFLMYTLAVQFHWFPTGGWGTLQHIVMPAIALAALPAAYTARITRASMLEVIRQDYVRTARAKGLAERVVLWRHISRNALIPVVTVAGPELAALVSGSFIIETLFSVPGIGRLFVQGVFQRDYGLIMGAILFYAFIIAIVNLVVDIVYAMIDPRIRYD; encoded by the coding sequence ATGGGAAAATATATTCTCCGCCGGCTGTTATGGATGATGCTCACCCTCTTCGTGGTGGCGTTCATAACTTTTGTACTGATGCACCTGGTGCCCGGCGGCCCCTGGGACCGCGAGAAAGAGCTGCCTGCGCAAGTTATCGAAAACCTGAACCAAAAATACGGTCTTGATAAGCCGCTTTTCGTTCAATTCGGCAGTTATATTTGGAATGCCTTGAACGGCGATCTGGGGATCTCATATATTTACCAGGATCGAGGTGTAACAGACATTATTCTTGGGGGGTTGCCGGTAACCGCCACTCTTGGTCTGGTTGCATTTGCGCTGGCGATTGTGCTCGGTGTATCGCTGGGAGTTGCAGCGGCGCTTAAACAAAATTCGGTCATTGACTATTTTTCAGTGGCTTATGCCACGGTTTTCGCCAGTGTGCCCGCTTTTGTGCTCGGTATTTTCCTAATGTACACCTTAGCGGTCCAGTTCCACTGGTTCCCAACGGGTGGGTGGGGTACCCTGCAACATATCGTCATGCCTGCAATTGCCCTGGCGGCACTCCCGGCTGCTTACACTGCCCGCATCACCCGGGCTTCCATGCTTGAGGTCATCAGGCAGGATTACGTGCGAACAGCAAGGGCTAAAGGTTTAGCCGAGAGAGTTGTGTTATGGCGGCATATCAGCCGCAACGCCCTTATCCCGGTTGTCACTGTAGCTGGACCCGAATTGGCGGCCCTCGTTTCAGGATCATTCATTATTGAGACTCTGTTCTCGGTGCCAGGCATCGGCCGCCTGTTTGTTCAGGGTGTTTTCCAGCGTGACTATGGTCTTATTATGGGTGCCATCTTGTTTTATGCTTTCATCATCGCTATCGTCAACCTGGTAGTTGATATTGTTTATGCCATGATCGATCCGAGGATACGCTATGACTGA
- a CDS encoding ABC transporter permease yields the protein MTEVAAEFTPAPASAKVSARPHHTLWGDAWIRLRRNKLAVVGGIIIIIIALAAVLAPWITEYDFAFQDYSAILQPPSAQHWFGTDELGRDVFARMIYGARTSLAVGLFTQFIVIFVGLPIGAFAGFIGGRVDNLLMRFVDVMYAFPDILLIILLSAVMRETDFARFGGGIFVIFLAIGLVNWVGISRLIRGQILSLKQRDFVTAARAMGGGSRYITFRHLLPNALGPIIVAVTFGVPRAIFAEAALSYIGIGIRPPTPSWGAMIRDGFNVMNAYPHLVIIPAIAIAVLMLAFTFLGDGLRDALDPRLRR from the coding sequence ATGACTGAAGTGGCTGCCGAATTCACACCAGCCCCAGCCAGTGCAAAGGTGTCAGCCCGTCCGCATCACACCTTGTGGGGTGACGCCTGGATACGACTTCGGCGTAATAAGCTCGCCGTCGTCGGCGGCATCATTATTATCATCATCGCCCTCGCGGCGGTGCTCGCACCTTGGATTACCGAGTATGATTTTGCCTTCCAGGATTATAGCGCTATACTCCAGCCTCCAAGCGCCCAGCATTGGTTCGGCACTGACGAATTAGGGCGCGATGTCTTCGCCAGGATGATCTACGGCGCCAGAACTTCCCTGGCGGTGGGTTTATTTACTCAGTTTATTGTTATTTTTGTTGGCCTGCCAATCGGCGCCTTTGCTGGTTTTATAGGCGGGAGGGTGGACAACCTCCTGATGCGGTTCGTCGATGTGATGTATGCCTTTCCTGATATACTCCTCATCATCCTGCTCTCCGCCGTCATGCGCGAAACAGACTTCGCCCGCTTCGGCGGCGGTATATTCGTCATCTTTCTCGCCATCGGTTTGGTAAACTGGGTGGGGATTTCCCGGCTGATCCGCGGGCAGATTCTATCATTGAAACAGCGTGATTTCGTCACCGCCGCCCGCGCTATGGGCGGGGGCAGCCGTTACATCACCTTTCGCCATTTACTGCCTAACGCTTTAGGGCCGATAATTGTCGCCGTGACTTTCGGTGTTCCAAGAGCCATCTTCGCCGAGGCTGCGTTGTCGTATATCGGGATTGGCATTCGCCCGCCCACCCCTAGCTGGGGCGCTATGATACGTGACGGCTTTAATGTGATGAACGCTTATCCCCACCTGGTCATCATCCCCGCTATTGCTATCGCCGTACTTATGCTTGCGTTTACCTTCCTGGGTGATGGCCTGCGTGACGCTCTGGACCCGAGGTTGAGGCGGTAA